ATATGATTTGCATATTTTCCAAATAGTTTTATTGTGTATAACATTTTTGCTGTTTCTTTAAGTTTCTAATTGTTTGAATTCAAAGGTCAATTTTCAATAATAGGAAACGTTTTAACTGATTTAAGGAATAAAATTAACTAAAAACAGAATTTTTGTATGgttcagtttaaaatgttgatttttaaatgtaatgtcaaacagttttaatatttcagcttaaatgtgattaaatatattttatctgaGTTTAGAGAAGAAGCAGGACAGACACTGgaccttcagaataaaacaaaagaaaatgaaaagcacggaaatcaacaaaatgtttgtgttgagcCGACAGTAATATTTACTACTTTATTTTGACagtctgcagcctcagcagtgataacttcctcctcctcttcatcaccgaCTCCCTGAGCTTGTCTTCGTTCAtcagaggttaaaggtcaaagtaaGAAGTTTCaaatttaaactgaaaaatttgatttaaataaattcatgttttatttgtcagtcGTTGTCcaaagcttttattgtgaacatGAGTCACCTTTCAAAGTAAAGTGTTTGTTAAAGGGTCAGTATGTagttagtgacatctagtggtaaagttgtaTATTACAACCATTTAAactattaatttaattaaatcattgAGCTCgttatgacaaaaaaatacagctttatCGTGACGTTAATTCTCAACACTTCCTGCAGAAGTTTCACAATAAAGGCTGCTGGACACGTTGAGAAAACTggggtttcaaaataaaatctcataAAAACGAGATCTGACCTGATCTGACTCATCACAGTGACGTGGGCGTGTACTCCAGGTATGTATgtacactgtgacatcactacTGGGCGTGGCTACAAGTGCAGTgaagttttacagtttaatggCTTttagggatagttcacccacaAATTTAAACTCCCTCATCATCTACTCTCCACTATGGGGGGGGTATGTCTCCAcatctgctcctgtgatgtcatcaagtgtccacaagccccgacattcacatTCAACTAGAAACTGAGTCACTTACACCAAGTTTGAAGCCTCGATGTCTCTGATGTCCACGAGGAGCCTCAGGGACATTTGGGACAAACACTTGGTGCAAGTGACTCAGTTTCCAGTTGAACGTTAACGTcgggcttgtggacacttgatgacatcacaggagcagataTGAGgcgtgttgtttttttgcatctgaagaagaggtcgaCTTGGCTCCAACaccgtttacccctgagactgtgttttgtggactcaaacacttcacccccccctccatcatagTGGAGAGTAGATGACGAGGGAAGTTTGAGTGAACGATCCCTTTAAAACACTCTTATAAACAGGAAGGTAAAAGGTTgtgctcttttattttgaaggagctGCTGCCGTTGTCTCTTTGGTTTGGAACCAAGCGGTTCCAGCACCTCCGTCAGATGTCGCCCACGTCGAAGGCCCTCATCAAAAGGTCCAGGTCCCCGACGTTGGCAGCCTGGAACAGCTCTGGTTGGTCCATCATGGAGATGGCGATACGCAGCGCCGCCCAGATGTTGGCCGACATCTGCTGGTGGCTGCAGCGCTGACTCCGCCTCTGCTGGTTCAGAGCTGTCAGGAAGTTACTGACGGCCTCCCTGCAGGACCAGGACCAGTTCAGATTACTTTCatgaaatcaaactttattaaacattgtttatttattcaaagtCAGAcagttaaatcattttttcattttttcacaacacatatacatatatatatacacatatatatacacactcaccggccactttattaggcacaccttttcaattgcttgttaacacaaatagctaatcagccaatcacatggcagaAGTAGAAGGAGTCGGGAAggatcagcagagagcagctgtctgtggacaCCACATGAGAAACACTCCCTGTTTGGGGCTCGTCTtgcttctgcctccatttcacctgttgttactttgatttgcaccaaagcagaaACTGGTTCACAACCACTGGTTCTTCTAATGGACACTTTGATCTCTGAAGTTGAACTTTACACTGTGAACATTAAGGTTCCCTCACTTTACTGagctgtgtatatatatataaataaatgtgtgtgtgtgtatactgtatattagaGTGTATAGAAGGAGACGTGTCACCTGTGAGCTCCCAGGTTGATGCAACTGATTCCCAGGTTGTATCTGGAGCGGATGAATCCCGGCTGCAGCTCCAGAGCGCGGCTGTACGCCTCCACCGCCTCCTCGCTGCGATTCCCGTTCGCCAGCGTCGCTCCGAGACGGTTCCACAGCCGGTAGTCCTGAAGAGACACCAGACCGAGGTCATCGCCATGATGTCATCAGAGGTCAGGGGACGAGTCTGACCCCAcaccacagcaacacacacctaagagtgtgtgtgtgtgtgtgtgtgtgtgtgtgtgtgtgtgtgtgtgtgtgtgtgtgtgtgtgtgtgtgtgtgtgtacctgtggcCTGACAGACAGCGCTGCAGTAAAAGCCTCCACTGCTTTGTTAAAGTCGGAGCTGAGATTAAAGAGAACACCGAGTCCAGTCTGAAGATCTGGATCCACTGAGTCCAGATTAAACAGAACCGCTTCCTGGAAGAGGAGCAACACACTCTGCAgctcacacctacacacacacacacagtacagtacacacacagtacacacacagtacagtacagtacacacacacacacacacacacacacacacacacacacacagggttatACGAAATGTTGTACTGCTCCTTGAATGCTAAATCATACATTTATTCagaaccagccaatcagagagctccAGACGCCTCACTTGATAAGAGTCACAGAACTGGATGGAATCATGTCCAAGGTAACAACCAGAGAGGCTCCTGGGTAATGTAGTGTTGAGACGATAACAGGAACCGGTTGTTTCCTGTCTCAGGTGTTCATACCTGGCCGAAGTGAAGGTGTGGGGGCCCCTGCGTGGTGTGGCCGGTGAACCCTGTAGGGGGCTCCTGTGCTCCAGGCCCAGGTGTTTGTATCGTGGGTTGTTCCTGATCCAGCGGCGCAGGGCGTCACACGCCTCCCGCTGCATGCTGCTGTTAGTGAAGCTGACGGCAAGCGCCATGAGAGCCAGGAGGTTGTTGGGCTGGAGCTCCAGAcacctgcagcaggtgagacaggtgaaCCCTCCACCTGAATCTGTCTgacattatttataaaaacagtATCATTAGAACCTCTCACCTCTGCAGGGACACGATGGCGGCCTGTTCGTTCTCGTTCTCAGCCTGAGTCGTTCCCAGAAGCTGCCACGCCTGAAAACACACGAAGAAGAGTTGGCCGACGACTTGTCTCCGCCCCCTCTCCACCAACACACTAACTGAAATATTGTCTGGGCGGATTTTATTGACCGACACTGACCAAGCACAGACGTACGTGTTaatatgaaatgttttgttggTTGTCATTTAGCaattagaaataaattaaacagaaaaagtattttaatagaAAAATTAGTCACAACCACGAATTGAGCGTCATTGATTTATCTTTTACTGATCAATCGATGAATATTGAACCACAgatttatgaaaacatttcacctcAGAGTCCAGCGGGTCCTGTAAAATGGcggcctccagcagcaggacagCGGCATTCAGGTCTCCGTCCCGAGCTTTCTCCTGACCCTCGGCGAAGGCGTTGGTCCACTCTCTGTACGGGTTGGTAGTGTTGAAGTAGTAACcctgaacaaaacaaactccAGTTTGTTAATGACCACGACGCCAGGAGAAAATGTCAGTGattgtttcaggtttttaatgATCAAAACAATGTGTGGAGTTCCACAGGGCGGAATGCTCGGGCCTcttatttcacatttacacactttcATCATCAATTcatacaaaacaataaagtcACAGATCACTGCTGcaacaattattttctttatccaaCAATCTGACAATTACTATATTAGACTGAGACTTGGACTAAAATCTTTATATTAGTCTgaattatttgaatattttgttttataccAGAAGTGAAAAATTCAATAATATGAATTCACTGATGTTAgagcaaatgaaatgaaataaatcattttcacagctgaacaactcagcagcaggttttctgcacagactcgttcacagcatcagatcctcctcctggttcaggtgagggggggggcagccgggtgcagagacagagacaggaagtgacgtgtgacctctgctgcagaggtcatgtgatcgtgtttacatcacctgacaccttcagctctgatcaccacaaactctcttcacatcttcgtctgtgtcttcatcgtgtgtgtcagcacttcttcaccagagacaTTTGTGTCCTGTGTTAGAagctcctcaccccccccccccccccactcactcagtgaatcagtggaggatcctctgctgttcacactgctcctggatctagactttatacaggagctcaggaggacaTTTGTGTTACACTGTTACACTCGGGCTCGAAGGGAAGCAACATAAAGGAGAAACACCCAAGCAGAGAAGGATTATCTCTGATCACTGAGGATTCAATCGACAGAAATAATCTGTCATCGTTAAAAACTCTCACTTCTCTTCGTATCAGAGTCTGAatgaacaaagacaaatgtgaAATGCAGTCTGGGGAACTCAGCAGCTCCAGGTTCAGGTCATCTGGCAGAAATACAGATCTACAGTGTTTCAACTCACCTTCTCCACAGGTGAGACGCTGGGCGGGATCGGCTGCTGACCCTCGGACTCCTCCAGCCAGTTTCTCCGAGCGAGCTCCTCCCACTCTGCCTGCATCTTATCCCAGAACTCAGTGTCcgactgaaaaacacagaccgCTGAACTGTAGAACCGGACTGATCCTGTAGAACCAGACTGATCCTGTAGAACCGGACTGATCCTGTAGAACCAGACTGATCCTGTAGAACCAGACTGATCCTGTAGAACCAGACTGATCCTGCAGAACCGGACTGATCCTGTAGAACCAGACTGATCCTGTAGAACCAGACTGATCCTGTAGAACCATACTGATCCTGTAGAACCGGACTGATCCTGCAGAACCGGACTGATCCTGCAGAACCGGACCTATctagtgagtgagtgagtgtgtgagagtgtgtgtgtgtgtcagtgtgtatcagtgtgtacCTCGACAGCAGCCTTCGCTCTGACAAACTCGTCCTCCTGAGACTCGTTTCTGGTCAGAACGCAACGAGTTCGTCTTCGCTGTCTGGACGCCCCACATTCCtaaacacacacggacacacacacacacacacacacacctgtgagaaacattaaaaacagctcTGTCTGCCAGTTATGATCATTTGTTACCAAATAAACTGAAGttttaacaattaaaaatgtCCTTATCGTCGTAATGTTGTGTTACACTGCAGTGGGAGTAGTGGTTGTGCAGTGGTACTGCAGTGGGAGTAGTGGTTGTGCAGTGGTACTGCAGTGGGAGTAGTGGTTGTGCAGTGGTACTGCAGTGGGAGTAGTGGTTGTGCAGTGGTACTGCAGTGGGAGTAGTGGTTGTGCAGTAGTACTGCAGTGGGAGTAGTGGTTGTGCAGTAGTACTGCAGTGGGAGTAGTGGTTGTGCAGTGGTACTGCAGTGGGAGTAGTGGTTGTGCAGTGGTACTGCAGTGGGAGTAGTGGTTGTGCAGTGGTACTGCAGTGGGAGTAGTGGTTGTGCAGTGGTACTGCAGTGGGAGTAGTGGTTGTGCAGTGGTACTGCAGTGGGAGTAGTGGTTGTGCAGTAGTACTGCAGTGGGAGTAGTGGTTGTGCAGTAGTACTGCAGTGGGAGTAGTGGTTGTGCAGTAGTACTGCAGTGGGAGTAGTGGTTATGCAGTGGTACTGCAGTGGGAGTAGTGGTTGTGCAGTGGTACTGCAGTGGGAGTAGTGGTTGTGCAGTGGTACTGCAGTGggagtagtggttgtagtaCCTGTGGTGACGAGGTGAAGCTGTGGACGTTCTTGGTCACTGGATCAGTTTTAAACTCTGCAGACCTGCAGCAGGAACATAAAGAGCTGTTGTTAGCGTTAGCGCCACCCAGAGGCGGCAGTGATCACTCCAGCAGAGATAATGATTTTTTTACCACAGCAGTTCACTGGAGGAGTGATGGGAGGTGCATTTCTTCTCATGTCTCATCCTGCGTCCTCCGTCCTCCACGTCCAGATTCACCTCTTCCCATTTGTCCAGAGGAGACGAAACACTGactgtaaccatgacaacgaCACGATGCCTCAGATGTGAGTGTCAGTAACGAAATGTTGTTCATAGGCTGAACTATGTTTCAATAAAATGGCGATAAAGATGATTGAAGGACGTGTGGACGTGGACGCTGCAGGTTTGTCTCACAACAGTGTCGGACAGGAAGGTGGTGACACAGGAAGTTAGTCTCATCAGAGTAAAAGCTCAgattaaaaagcttttaacaaAATGagcaacggggggggggggggggggggggggggggggttggcttACCTGAGTCCAGGGACACCCGCTCAGGTGTCCTGGGACGGACGGGCAGGTGATCCACCTCCACCTGGATAAGCTCCGTCTCCTCAGGACACGCTCGCCGTCGAGGACTCATCGAGCTGCCCTTCCTCCTCAGaggactcctcctcctccccccactGACCTCCCTCGGCTCGCTGAGGTCCACCAGGTTCTGAGCTGTGGACAGAACTCATGGACAGAAGGATGgacaggaggagggacagaaggatggacaggaggagggacaggaggaaggacaggaggagggacaggaggaaggacaggaggaagacaggaggacggacaggaggagggacaggaggaaggaccggaggaaggacaggaggacGAACAGGAGGACGAACAGGAGGATGGACCGGAGGAGGGACAGGtggaaggacaggaggagggacaggaggatggacaggaggaaggacaggaggatgGACAGGAGGACGGACAGGAGGATGGACAGGAGGAAGGCgagaggaaggacaggaggatggacagaaggacggacaggaggagggacaggaggaaggacagaagGACGGACAGGAGGACGGACAGGAGGACGgacaggaggagggacaggaggacgGACAGGAGTGAtaggaggagggacaggaggacgGACAGGAGGACGGACAGGAGTgacaggaggagggacaggaggagggacaggaggacagacaggaggacggacaggaggagggacaggaggaaggacaGTGAGCATCTGCTAGTTTGAATTTTTTGAATATCTTATCTTACTCCTTCGTGGGCCAGGTTGGCCGCTGTGAAGAAATTGGTCTATAAATCATGTcctcagataatggacttgtctctTACTGGTCCTGttggatcttagtgcagcatctGACCCCACAGATCATAAGATCCTGTGACAGAGACTGGAGCAACATGTCGGGATCAAAGGAACATcagactggtttaaatcatatttatcacagatttcagtttgttcatgtgaacactgactcctccatgcacacacaagttagtcatggagttccacagggttctgtccttggaccgatACTCTTCAGCTTATATCtgctccctttaggcaacatcatcagaaagcacctcGTACACTTCCACTGTTACGCAGAcgacacccagctgtacatatatgaagcctgatgaatctaatcacttcGTCCAACTTCAGGAAcgtctcaagaacatcaaggtcTGGACGACCCAGAACttcttacttctaaattcagactgAGCTCATTGTAATGGTCCCTAAACATCTGAGAGAAACACTGTGACCAGATAGTCCCCTTGGTGTTAGTTTGgccccagctccactgtgaggaacctgaGTTAGGACCAGGACATgtgacccacatataaaacaagtctctaggacagctttcttccacctgcacaGTATTATGAACattaggaacatcctgtctcagaaggaaGCTGAGAAACTCGTCCATTTGTTCCCTCTAGACTGGATCAGTGTGAGTCTTTATTATCAGGacgtcccagtaagtctgtgaaaagcctccagttggtccaagatgctgcagcacgagtgctgacaggaactaggagagatcatattactgctcttagcttctctgcattggcaCCTTGTCAAACTCTGAAtatcaagatcctgctcctcacatagaAAGTCCTTCAaacccttcatatatcaaagagctcataacactgtactgtccaaatagatcactgcactcccaaaacacaggttctcttgtggttctagagtctgtaagagcagaactctgtctctccctctgtctgtctgtctgtctctctctctctctctctcattaaataaataaataaagttcacTGCTCAATGACTGTGACAGTTTTTAACTGGTATTTATATCAATTATTAATATGTCCAATAATCAATTAAAGAAACTGATGAGATTTGATCAGAACAGCAACAACGTTCAGCCGTCCACATACTTTAGGCCACATGGAGGAATGAATATGAGCTGCAGcggtcactgtgaccttcatCATGCTGACACTCGACCACAGTTTTCAGCTGCGTCTCAgttacagaaacaaagagaaggTCAGAGGTGTGAATAACGGATGCTGCAGGTGACAGATGGTCACGGAGCAGGAAGGAGGTCGGCCAAGGACAGGAAGTTAGAGACAAGTGAGGAGGACAAAGGAAGTTACAAtgttagaaaacaacagagtgaggaaaggaggaggagaaggagcatcAGTCTTTAACATCACGTCTGAGGATCCAAGGAACCAGTACGGGCCAGCAGCTGATCTGATTGGCTCTCTGTACACATGTGTATCCTATAGGTTGGAAACACAgatcttgtggtgatgacgtcatttgcagtagtgatcatggagttaaactgttttcagacctgagctccagGTGGAATCCAGAGAATCGTCTCCAGAGcgtctccagagtttgtgtttcacagctgaacaacacagca
Above is a window of Hippoglossus hippoglossus isolate fHipHip1 chromosome 17, fHipHip1.pri, whole genome shotgun sequence DNA encoding:
- the pex5lb gene encoding PEX5-related protein isoform X2, with translation MYQVQGKGERVVAMVLKELPGKKASSEGNPLLTVTTKLVSEQQESRPLLSPSIDDFLSESRSDAASSRPLTSNTAAQNLVDLSEPREVSGGRRRSPLRRKGSSMSPRRRACPEETELIQVEVDHLPVRPRTPERVSLDSVSVSSPLDKWEEVNLDVEDGGRRMRHEKKCTSHHSSSELLWSAEFKTDPVTKNVHSFTSSPQECGASRQRRRTRCVLTRNESQEDEFVRAKAAVESDTEFWDKMQAEWEELARRNWLEESEGQQPIPPSVSPVEKGYYFNTTNPYREWTNAFAEGQEKARDGDLNAAVLLLEAAILQDPLDSEAWQLLGTTQAENENEQAAIVSLQRCLELQPNNLLALMALAVSFTNSSMQREACDALRRWIRNNPRYKHLGLEHRSPLQGSPATPRRGPHTFTSARCELQSVLLLFQEAVLFNLDSVDPDLQTGLGVLFNLSSDFNKAVEAFTAALSVRPQDYRLWNRLGATLANGNRSEEAVEAYSRALELQPGFIRSRYNLGISCINLGAHREAVSNFLTALNQQRRSQRCSHQQMSANIWAALRIAISMMDQPELFQAANVGDLDLLMRAFDVGDI
- the pex5lb gene encoding PEX5-related protein isoform X1 — its product is MYQVQGKGERVVAMVLKELPGKKASSEGNPLLTVTTKLVSEQQESRPLLSPSIDDFLSESRSDAASSRPLTSNTAVLSTAQNLVDLSEPREVSGGRRRSPLRRKGSSMSPRRRACPEETELIQVEVDHLPVRPRTPERVSLDSVSVSSPLDKWEEVNLDVEDGGRRMRHEKKCTSHHSSSELLWSAEFKTDPVTKNVHSFTSSPQECGASRQRRRTRCVLTRNESQEDEFVRAKAAVESDTEFWDKMQAEWEELARRNWLEESEGQQPIPPSVSPVEKGYYFNTTNPYREWTNAFAEGQEKARDGDLNAAVLLLEAAILQDPLDSEAWQLLGTTQAENENEQAAIVSLQRCLELQPNNLLALMALAVSFTNSSMQREACDALRRWIRNNPRYKHLGLEHRSPLQGSPATPRRGPHTFTSARCELQSVLLLFQEAVLFNLDSVDPDLQTGLGVLFNLSSDFNKAVEAFTAALSVRPQDYRLWNRLGATLANGNRSEEAVEAYSRALELQPGFIRSRYNLGISCINLGAHREAVSNFLTALNQQRRSQRCSHQQMSANIWAALRIAISMMDQPELFQAANVGDLDLLMRAFDVGDI
- the pex5lb gene encoding PEX5-related protein isoform X4 — protein: MYQVQLVSEQQESRPLLSPSIDDFLSESRSDAASSRPLTSNTAAQNLVDLSEPREVSGGRRRSPLRRKGSSMSPRRRACPEETELIQVEVDHLPVRPRTPERVSLDSVSVSSPLDKWEEVNLDVEDGGRRMRHEKKCTSHHSSSELLWSAEFKTDPVTKNVHSFTSSPQECGASRQRRRTRCVLTRNESQEDEFVRAKAAVESDTEFWDKMQAEWEELARRNWLEESEGQQPIPPSVSPVEKGYYFNTTNPYREWTNAFAEGQEKARDGDLNAAVLLLEAAILQDPLDSEAWQLLGTTQAENENEQAAIVSLQRCLELQPNNLLALMALAVSFTNSSMQREACDALRRWIRNNPRYKHLGLEHRSPLQGSPATPRRGPHTFTSARCELQSVLLLFQEAVLFNLDSVDPDLQTGLGVLFNLSSDFNKAVEAFTAALSVRPQDYRLWNRLGATLANGNRSEEAVEAYSRALELQPGFIRSRYNLGISCINLGAHREAVSNFLTALNQQRRSQRCSHQQMSANIWAALRIAISMMDQPELFQAANVGDLDLLMRAFDVGDI
- the pex5lb gene encoding PEX5-related protein isoform X3, producing MYQVQLVSEQQESRPLLSPSIDDFLSESRSDAASSRPLTSNTAVLSTAQNLVDLSEPREVSGGRRRSPLRRKGSSMSPRRRACPEETELIQVEVDHLPVRPRTPERVSLDSVSVSSPLDKWEEVNLDVEDGGRRMRHEKKCTSHHSSSELLWSAEFKTDPVTKNVHSFTSSPQECGASRQRRRTRCVLTRNESQEDEFVRAKAAVESDTEFWDKMQAEWEELARRNWLEESEGQQPIPPSVSPVEKGYYFNTTNPYREWTNAFAEGQEKARDGDLNAAVLLLEAAILQDPLDSEAWQLLGTTQAENENEQAAIVSLQRCLELQPNNLLALMALAVSFTNSSMQREACDALRRWIRNNPRYKHLGLEHRSPLQGSPATPRRGPHTFTSARCELQSVLLLFQEAVLFNLDSVDPDLQTGLGVLFNLSSDFNKAVEAFTAALSVRPQDYRLWNRLGATLANGNRSEEAVEAYSRALELQPGFIRSRYNLGISCINLGAHREAVSNFLTALNQQRRSQRCSHQQMSANIWAALRIAISMMDQPELFQAANVGDLDLLMRAFDVGDI